DNA sequence from the Streptomyces tsukubensis genome:
CGGTGCGCCGCCAGCCGCCCCAGCAGCTCCGCATGGCGCGGGCTCAGCTCCTGGACCCAGCTCCCCGCCGCGCCGTGCACGGTCGCCGACGCGCGCGGCAGGCGCGTCAGATCGACCACCACCCGGGAGACCGGGCCGGGGCCTCCCGGTTCGGTCACCCGGATCAGCCAGCCGCCGGGCACCGGCTCCAGATCCGCCGTCCCGAGCGGTGTGATCCAGTACCGGCCCGCGGCCGCGGCCCGGGGCAGCTGGAGTCTGCCCTGCGGCGGGGGCATGCCGATCACCGCCGCGGGCCAGCCGTTCCCGTCGGTCACCACCGCCCGCCCCGTCAGCCGCCCCAGCAGCGGCGCCGCCACCGCCCGCAGCTTCTCCAGGGCCGTCAGATGCGCCAGGCGCAGTTGTGCCTCGGCGAGCCGGGTCACGGCGGTCACCAGGGGCAGGGTCGTCGGATGCGCCGTTCCCAGGGGGCCGCAGACGTTCACCACGCCGAGGAGCCGCCCGTTGCGCGGATCGGTCACCGGTGCCCCCGCGCACGTCCACGAGTGGTACGCGGCGACGAAATGCTCGGCCGCATGCACCAGGACCGGGCGCCGGGCGACCAGGACCGTCCCTATCGCGGTCGTCCCCGCCAGCGGTTCGCTCCAGTCGGAGCCGACGACGAAACCGTGGGCGTCGCCCTTGCGCAGCACCGCGGCGGTGCCCTCGCGCCAGAGCAGCTTTCCGTCGGCGTCCGCGACCGTCACCACGTGCTGCGCCGCGTCCGCGACGCCCACCAGGCCCTCGCGGAGCACCGGCAGCACGGTCCGCAGCGGGGATTCGCCGCGCCGCCGTTCGACCTCCTCGCGCGGCAGCAGCCCCGCCCGGCCGCCGTGCTCCGGGTCGAGCCCGGCCCGCAGCAGCCGCTGCCACGACTCGCCGATCTCCGCCCGGGGGCCGAGCGCCGACCTCCGCCCGCCCAGGACGGCCTCCCGTACGCCCTTGAGCACTCTTCCGGCCTCGGCCGGGTCCATCGCGGTGAGTCCGGCCGGGTCGATCGGCGTGGTGTGCACGGCGCGGGGGTCCTCCTCGGGCGGTACGGATCGCGTACCGCGATGCGGCGATAGGTCGCAAGAGTGTTGCAACCCTCTGCAACCCTCGCGAATGGGTGCGCTGGTGTACGAAGGTGTACAGCGCCGGGGTGGTGCCGTGTCGGCGCAGCACCACCCCGGCCATGATCATCTTTGACCGGCCGCCCCCGCAACAACAACGGCCAAACCCTTTTGACCGGCTGCCCTCAAGGCCGCTCAGACCACCGCCCGCGCCCGCTCCACCACCGCGCCCGTCGCCAGACCGCGCGGCAGCGTGCCGAAGGCCGTACCCCAGTCGCCGCCCAGCCGTGAGGCACAGAACGCGTCCGCCACCTCCGGCGGCGCCCAGCGCACCAGCAGGGACCCCTGGAGCACCAGGGCCATCCGCTCCACCAGCCGCCGCGCCCGGCCCTCGGCGCCCTCCAGATCGGCCAGCTCCGTCAGCAGGCCCTTGATCGCCCCGTCCAGCCGGTGGTCCGCGCCCCGGGCGAGGCCCACCTCCCGCAGGAAGGCGTCCAGCGCCCCCGGCTCCCGGGTCAGCGCCCGCAGCACGTCCAGCGCCTGCACATTGCCCGAGCCCTCCCAGATGGAGTTCAGCGGCGCCTCGCGCAGCAGCCGCGGCATCCCCGACTCCTCCACGTACCCGTTGCCGCCGAGGCACTCCAGCGCCTCGCCGACCATCGGCGTACAGCGTTTGGTCACCCAGTACTTCGCAGCGGGCACCGCGATCCGCAGCAGCGCCCGCTCCGCCTCCGTATCCGCGTCGTACGCCGCCGCCAGCCGCATCCCGAGGACCGTCGCCGCCTCCGACTCCAGGGCCAGATCCGCCAGCACGTTCCGCATCAGCGGCTTGTCGATCAGCGGCCCGCCGAAGGCGTTGCGGTACGCCGTGTGGTGGATCGCCTGCGCCACGGCCTGCCGCATCTGCGCCGCCGAGCCCAGGACGCAGTCCAGCCGGGTGGCCGCGACCATCCCGATGATGGTGCGCACCCCGCGGCCCTCGTCACCGACCCGGCGCGCCCAGGTCCCCTCGAACTCGACCTCGGCCGAGGCGTTGGAACGGTTGCCCAGTTTGTCCTTGAGGCGTTGGATCCGGAACACATTGCACACCCCGTCCGCCAGCACCCGCGGCACCAGGAAGCACGTCAGCCCCTCCGGTGCCTGTGCCAGCACCAGGAAACCGTCCGACATCGGCGCCGAACAGAACCATTTGTGCCCCGTCAGGACGTACTCCCCGGCCCCGCCCGCCAGCGCCTCGGCGCGGGTCGTATTCGCCCGGACGTCGCTGCCGCCCTGCTTCTCCGTCATCCCCATGCCGAACAGCACGCCCGGCTTCCGCTCAGCGGGCAGCAGCTCCTGCGCGTACCCGTGCGAGGTCAGCCGGGGTTCCCACTCGGCCGCGAGCGCCGGATCCGCCCTCAGCGCGGGTACGGCCGCATGGGTCATCGACAGCGGGCAGCCGTGCCCCGCCTCCGTCTGGGCCGTCACCAGGAATCCCGCGGCGCGCCGGACGTGCCCGGACGGGCGGCTCCAGGCGTCGGTGAGCCCGGCGCCGACGGCCCGCCCCAGCAGCCGGTGCCAGGCGGGATGGAACTCCACCTCGTCGATCCGGTTGCCGTAGCGGTCGTGGGTCCGCAGCTTCGGGGGGTTCTCGTTGGCGAGCCTCCCCCACTCCTGCGCCTGGGCCGAGCCGGCTGCCCGGCCCAGCTCGGTCAGCTCGGTCGTGACGGTCTCTGCGAGCGCCGCGCGGGGCGCCTCGGGCAGATCGGCGCCCGTATGCCGCGCCACCGCCTCCGTCAGCGCGCGGTCGGACCCGAAGACGTCGTATCCCACCAGGGGCGGAGCCTGGTTGGTCACTGTGTGGGTGCTGGTCGCCATGCGGATACGGTAAGGAGGTGCAGGCAGCAAATGAAACACCCGAACGGCATTCGGGGCGGCTCCATCGGGCCCGGGTCCTCTACCGCAACGTCTCCAAGCGGAAGATGGTCTGGCTGCTTCTGAAGGACACCGTCAACTCGTGCATCGAGTACCGGATCCTCGGGCTGGCGGCGGAGGCGGCGTTCTTCACCCTGCTGTCGCTGCCGCCCCTGATGCTCGGTCTCCTCGGCCTTCTGGGTTACATCGACTCGTGGACCGACACCACCACCGTCGCCTCCATCGAGAAGAACATCCTCAACGCGGTGGGGACGGTGCTCTCGGAGCGGGGCGTCAACGAGATCGCGAAACCCCTGCTGGCCGACGTCACCCACGGCGGCCGGCCGGATCTGATCTCCCTCGGCTTCGCGATCGCGCTCTGGTCGGGCTCCCGCGCGGTGAACGTCTTCATCGACACCATCACCGTGATGTACGGCCTGGACGGCCACCGGGGCATCGTCGCGACCCGGCTGCTGGCCTTTCTGCTCTATCTCGTCGCCCTGGTCATCGGGGCGGTGGTGCTGCCGCTCGCGGCCGTCGGCCCGGACCGGGTGGTCGAGCTGGTGCCCTGGGGCACCACCCTGGTCATGATCGTCTACTGGCCGGTCGTCATCCTGCTGAGCGTCGCCTTCCTGACGACGCTCTACCACGTCTCCGTACCCGTCCGCTCCCCGTGGATCGAGGACGTGCCCGGCGCGCTGGTCGCGCTCGCCATGGGCGTTGCGGGCAGTGCCCTGCTGCGCGTCTACATCACCAGCACGGTCGAGGGCCCGACGATCTACGGCTCCCTGGCGGCGCCCATCGCCGTCCTGCTGTGGATCGGCGTGTCCGCCTTCGCCGTGCTGGTCGGTGCCGCCGTCAACGCGGCCATCGACCGGGTCTGGCCGTCCGTGGCCACGGCCGCCGCGCGGGCCGCCAACGAACGGCTGCGCGAGGCCCAGGCCGTGGAGGTGCTGGCCCGGGCGCAGGCGGCGCGGTTGTACGACAACGACAACGACTACGCGTCCGAGTCCGACGACGATGCGGACGGCGGGTCCGGGGACATGCCGTCGGAGTTCCCGGAGCGCTGGTCCCGCTTCCTGCCGCCGGACGATCTGCGGGCCCGGCTGCACACGGCCAAACCGGCGCCCGGCGGGCGGCCGGGGGCCGCGGAACCGAAGGCGGGACCGGCGTACCCGGGGGAGCGGCCGTCGTATCCCGACCGCCCGCCCTATCCGGCACGGCCGCCGTACCCCGCGGGCCGCCCCTATCCGGCCAGGCCGGAGCGGCCGCCGTCGGCGGGCAGCCGGGGCAGCGGCCAGGACGGGCCGCCGTACGAGGGCCGCTCGCCGTACGGCGACCGCGGGTAGCCCCGTGCCCATGTACCCCACGTACCCCACGTACCCCACGTATGAGGAGCGGGCCTCGGCGCTGGCGGGTGCGGTCGTCTGGGCGAAGTCGCCCGCGCCCGGAGCTGCGGCCGCGGCGGTCCGGCCGGTTCTGCCCGACGGGTGCATGGACCTGCTGTGGACCCCGGGGCGGCTCTTCGTCGCGGGTCCCGACACGCGGGCGCAACTGCCGCAGGGCGGGCCGGGGGACCGGTTCGCGGGCATCCGGTTCGCCCCCGGCACGGCGCCCGCCGTCCTCGGGGTCCCGGCGTACGAACTGCGCGACCGGCGGGTGGAGCTGGCCGACCTCTGGGGCGCGGCGCGGGCCCGGCGGCTCACCGAACGCGTCGACGCCGCCGCCGACCCGGTGGCCGCACTGGAGTCCGTGGCGCTGGAGACGGCCGAGCGCCGGGCCGCCGACGGCGTACGCCCCGATCCGCTGCTGACCCGGGTGGTACGGCTCCTCGACGGCGGCGCTCCGGTGGCCGCCGCGGCCGATGAGGTGGGCCTCGGCGCCCGTACGCTCCACCGGCGGGCGCAGGCCGCCTTCGGCTACGGCCCCAAGACCCTGGCCCGGGTGCTCCGCCTCCAGCGGGCCCTCGCCCTCGTCGGCCGGGGCGCCCCGTACGCGTCCGCAGCGGTCTCGGCGGGCTATGCGGACCAGGCGCACTTCACCCGGGAGATGCGGGCCCTGTCGGGGATGACGCCGAGCGGATACGGGGCGGGCGGGGCTCCGGCGTAGGCCGGTCGGGCCGATGGCGCCCGGTCCGCGCCCGGCTGCTTCCGGAAGGGGCGGTACCGGGCCCCGCGGCGCGTTCAGGCGGCGGCGAAGAGGGAGACGCCCATCCCGTCGGGGTCGAGCACCACGGCGTAACGCTGCCCCCACACCGCGTCCCACGGCGCCAGATGGGTCCGGTGCCCGGCGGCGATCAGCGCGTCGTGGAGTGCGTCCACGGCGGCCGGGCTCTCGCAGAGGAAGGCCAGCCCGATCCGCTCGCCGCCGTTCGGGCGGGTCCAGGACGGATCGTAGGAACGGATGACCTCCTCCGTGTCCCACAGCACCCGCAACCCGGACGGAAGCGCCGCCTCCACATGGGGGGCGGTATCCGCGTCCGCGGGGATGTCGAGGCCGAGAAGGCGGTAGAAGGCGAGGGATGCGGCCATGTCGGAGACGACGAGGCTGATGGCGTCGAGGCGTACGGTCATGGCGTCACGGTAAGCGGGAGCCCGGCCGCCGGTCTTGAAGAAATCGGACACCCGGACCGGACCGCTCCCCGAACGGGTGATCCCACGGCAGACGGCCGCGGCCCCGGGACCGCCGTTACGGTGCCGGGGGCCGCGGCCCGCACGGACCTGTCCCGTACGGGCCGCGGCGCCCGGAAGCCGGTTCAGTGCGCGGGCACCGCCTCCGCCCGGGCCGGAGCGGACGCCCGCCCCGGAGTCAGCAGCCGCTCCGTGAGATGGCCGAAGACCAGGCCGAACACCGCCCACAGCGCCGTCTGCACGGCGAGCGTCGCCAGCCGGAATTCCCAGAGCACCGCCGCCGGGAAGCCCTTCGGTACCTCGTCGAACGACGGCAGGAAGGCATAGCCGACGGCCGTCACCAGTACGAACCCCGCCACCACGGCGACGGTCGCGTTCCAGTTCCCCCAGCGGACCGCCAGCCGCCGGCCGACGATCACCGCCGCCACCGTCAGCAGCACGCTCGCCAGCACCATCAGGAAGTAGAGCGTCGTGCGCTGTCCGATGGTGTCGGGGTCCCCGACGGCGGGCGGGTTCGGCGGGTACTTGAGGTACGGGACGAGATATCCGCTCACCAGCGCGCCGCCGGCCACCAGCAGGGCCGTGGCGCGCGGTCCGAAGCCGCCGATGCGGCCGAGGGCCGCGCAGAGGACGAGCGCCGCGATCCCGCCGACGGCGACCCCGTACACGAGGACGCCGGTGGCGAGTCCGGCCGTCGACTGGACGGCCCGGCTGACGAGTTCCTCGCCGCCGTCGTGATGGCCGTGCGCACCCGCCTCCTCGAACGCGATGGCCGCGTCCACCGGCCCCTCGCCCAGGAAGTACGCCACGGCGAGGGCGAACACCCCGGCGATCAGGCCCGCCAGCATGCCCCGTACCAACAGGGCCCGCACGGCGGCGGGACCGGTGGGCACGGGGGTGTGGTGATGTGTTGTCATCCGTGCTCTTTCTCCCTGTGCGGTCGGGTCAGTGGCACGGGAAGCCGAGCAGATGACGGCCGTCGTGCACCCATTCGTGCACGGTCTCGCCGGAGAGTACGGCGACGGCGCCCTGCTCGGCGCCGACGAAGTAGAGCAGGATCAGCATCAGGATTCCGCCGAACACGGCCCAGGGGGCTATCTCCTTGAGGGAGATGGGGGTGAGGGCCTCCGGAGCGGCGGCCGGAGCCGACGGAAGCGGAGCGGCGGGTACGGCCGACTGGGCCATGACAACCTCCAGAGGGAACGACGCGTCCCGGTCGTGGTGCCTGAGACGGAGATGCCGGGTCTGACTTCCCGTGGAGATACGGGTACACAGTGGCGCGACCGTGCCGGATTCACACCGGACTTCCGTCACATCTTCGTCATGTCCACGCGACCGTACCGCTTAGTCGGGTCCGCCGCCATGGCGCGTATCCGACCCGTCCGGCCGGATCGTGTGCTTGGGTACGGGGGCGTCCGGGACACCGGCGCGGGCAGAGGCGGATGGCCGGGAACGTCCCGGCGGGGCAGGGGAGTCGAGGCCGGGATGACCACACGGGTGCTGCTGCTGACGGCGGCGGTGACGGCCGCGGCACGCGCCGTCCGGTTCGACTCCGGGGCGCCGCTGGACGAAGCGGGCCGGGCGGCGGCGCTGGCCGCGGCCGGCCGGACACCGCGCGCCGCACGGGTGCTCACCGCTCCCTCCCGGCGCTGCCGCGAGACCGCCGCCGCGCTCGGGCTCGGCGCGGAGCACCAGGTCGAGGCGGCCATCGCCGACTGGGATCTCGGCCGCTGGGAGGGGCGCGGGCTGGCCGAGCTCACCGGCAGCGATCCCGCGGCGGTCGGCGCCTGGCTCACCGACCCCGCCGCCGCGCCGCACGGCGGCGAATCGCTGCTCGCGCTCCGCGACCGGGTCGGCGGCTGGCTGGCCGAGCTCGCCGGGCGGCCCCCGGAGCGGATCCTCGCGATCGCGGAACCCGCCGTGGTCCGCGCCGCCGTGGTCCATGCGCTGGCGCTGCCCCCGGAGGCCTTCTGGCGGTTGGACGTCCCGGCGCTCACCGTCACCGAACTGTCGGGGCGCGAAGGCCGCTGGAACCTCCGCCTGGGCACCCGGCCGGTCCCGGAACCGGCCGAGGCCGCGGAACCGGTGGTGGCCGCGGAACCGGCCGAGGCCGCGGAACCGGTGGTGGCTCCGGCTGCGGCTCAGGCTCAGGCCGCGGTCCCGCGGTAGCCCACGCCGGTCCTCGAACAGCCCGCGGCCCGGACCCGGCTTCGGAACAGCCCGCGCCGGTCCCGGCCGGATTTTTTCCGTGGCGGGACCCGTGCCCCGGCTCCTACGCTGCGGCCCATGAGCGAAGCGACCCGCCTCCCCGAGCTGTACGTCGCCGTGGACGTCGAGGCCGACGGGCCCATCCCCGGGCCGTACAGCATGCTCTCCCTCGGCATGTCCGTCGCGGGCCGTCCCCACCTGGCCTTCTACACCGAGCTGCGGCCGATCTCCGACGAGTTCGTGCC
Encoded proteins:
- a CDS encoding CbtA family protein yields the protein MLAGLIAGVFALAVAYFLGEGPVDAAIAFEEAGAHGHHDGGEELVSRAVQSTAGLATGVLVYGVAVGGIAALVLCAALGRIGGFGPRATALLVAGGALVSGYLVPYLKYPPNPPAVGDPDTIGQRTTLYFLMVLASVLLTVAAVIVGRRLAVRWGNWNATVAVVAGFVLVTAVGYAFLPSFDEVPKGFPAAVLWEFRLATLAVQTALWAVFGLVFGHLTERLLTPGRASAPARAEAVPAH
- a CDS encoding helix-turn-helix domain-containing protein, yielding MHTTPIDPAGLTAMDPAEAGRVLKGVREAVLGGRRSALGPRAEIGESWQRLLRAGLDPEHGGRAGLLPREEVERRRGESPLRTVLPVLREGLVGVADAAQHVVTVADADGKLLWREGTAAVLRKGDAHGFVVGSDWSEPLAGTTAIGTVLVARRPVLVHAAEHFVAAYHSWTCAGAPVTDPRNGRLLGVVNVCGPLGTAHPTTLPLVTAVTRLAEAQLRLAHLTALEKLRAVAAPLLGRLTGRAVVTDGNGWPAAVIGMPPPQGRLQLPRAAAAGRYWITPLGTADLEPVPGGWLIRVTEPGGPGPVSRVVVDLTRLPRASATVHGAAGSWVQELSPRHAELLGRLAAHREGLSAAQLAAELFGDPTRTVTVRAEMSRLRRQLPQVLTSRPYRFAESIEVEVHHG
- a CDS encoding histidine phosphatase family protein, with product MTTRVLLLTAAVTAAARAVRFDSGAPLDEAGRAAALAAAGRTPRAARVLTAPSRRCRETAAALGLGAEHQVEAAIADWDLGRWEGRGLAELTGSDPAAVGAWLTDPAAAPHGGESLLALRDRVGGWLAELAGRPPERILAIAEPAVVRAAVVHALALPPEAFWRLDVPALTVTELSGREGRWNLRLGTRPVPEPAEAAEPVVAAEPAEAAEPVVAPAAAQAQAAVPR
- a CDS encoding acyl-CoA dehydrogenase family protein, with the protein product MATSTHTVTNQAPPLVGYDVFGSDRALTEAVARHTGADLPEAPRAALAETVTTELTELGRAAGSAQAQEWGRLANENPPKLRTHDRYGNRIDEVEFHPAWHRLLGRAVGAGLTDAWSRPSGHVRRAAGFLVTAQTEAGHGCPLSMTHAAVPALRADPALAAEWEPRLTSHGYAQELLPAERKPGVLFGMGMTEKQGGSDVRANTTRAEALAGGAGEYVLTGHKWFCSAPMSDGFLVLAQAPEGLTCFLVPRVLADGVCNVFRIQRLKDKLGNRSNASAEVEFEGTWARRVGDEGRGVRTIIGMVAATRLDCVLGSAAQMRQAVAQAIHHTAYRNAFGGPLIDKPLMRNVLADLALESEAATVLGMRLAAAYDADTEAERALLRIAVPAAKYWVTKRCTPMVGEALECLGGNGYVEESGMPRLLREAPLNSIWEGSGNVQALDVLRALTREPGALDAFLREVGLARGADHRLDGAIKGLLTELADLEGAEGRARRLVERMALVLQGSLLVRWAPPEVADAFCASRLGGDWGTAFGTLPRGLATGAVVERARAVV
- a CDS encoding helix-turn-helix transcriptional regulator; this translates as MYPTYPTYPTYEERASALAGAVVWAKSPAPGAAAAAVRPVLPDGCMDLLWTPGRLFVAGPDTRAQLPQGGPGDRFAGIRFAPGTAPAVLGVPAYELRDRRVELADLWGAARARRLTERVDAAADPVAALESVALETAERRAADGVRPDPLLTRVVRLLDGGAPVAAAADEVGLGARTLHRRAQAAFGYGPKTLARVLRLQRALALVGRGAPYASAAVSAGYADQAHFTREMRALSGMTPSGYGAGGAPA
- a CDS encoding YihY/virulence factor BrkB family protein; this encodes MQAANETPERHSGRLHRARVLYRNVSKRKMVWLLLKDTVNSCIEYRILGLAAEAAFFTLLSLPPLMLGLLGLLGYIDSWTDTTTVASIEKNILNAVGTVLSERGVNEIAKPLLADVTHGGRPDLISLGFAIALWSGSRAVNVFIDTITVMYGLDGHRGIVATRLLAFLLYLVALVIGAVVLPLAAVGPDRVVELVPWGTTLVMIVYWPVVILLSVAFLTTLYHVSVPVRSPWIEDVPGALVALAMGVAGSALLRVYITSTVEGPTIYGSLAAPIAVLLWIGVSAFAVLVGAAVNAAIDRVWPSVATAAARAANERLREAQAVEVLARAQAARLYDNDNDYASESDDDADGGSGDMPSEFPERWSRFLPPDDLRARLHTAKPAPGGRPGAAEPKAGPAYPGERPSYPDRPPYPARPPYPAGRPYPARPERPPSAGSRGSGQDGPPYEGRSPYGDRG
- a CDS encoding CbtB domain-containing protein, with the protein product MAQSAVPAAPLPSAPAAAPEALTPISLKEIAPWAVFGGILMLILLYFVGAEQGAVAVLSGETVHEWVHDGRHLLGFPCH
- a CDS encoding VOC family protein; protein product: MTVRLDAISLVVSDMAASLAFYRLLGLDIPADADTAPHVEAALPSGLRVLWDTEEVIRSYDPSWTRPNGGERIGLAFLCESPAAVDALHDALIAAGHRTHLAPWDAVWGQRYAVVLDPDGMGVSLFAAA